The following proteins are co-located in the Fibrobacter sp. genome:
- a CDS encoding DUF4172 domain-containing protein: MLYIHQYPDWTRFRYDHKHVINALGEVRKAQGKLIAMAQICNGADMEQQILLQEMVDNAAIDGIQLHADDLKKAMDNIQATDKPISAESLLSWHASIMQTGTSRFRTLDSELRCSLGEKQLSFSGPHHETLFQQVTNFTTWVSIANLDGIIKAAISHFWLLTLRPFARGNGRVTRMITAMELSKSSDGAPYLYPINTQILEKKDEYFDILNRTQKGSGDITEWILWFLNILQQSIEKSLAKLTERADKIRFQQRFANIALSIREQTIVDAVSTGKLPQQFSAKDVGALLSASHDTALREIQSLIAKGVFKAAAKGGRSQRYCLAE; the protein is encoded by the coding sequence ATGCTATACATACACCAATACCCTGATTGGACCAGATTCCGCTACGACCACAAGCACGTCATAAACGCCCTCGGCGAAGTCCGCAAGGCACAAGGCAAGCTGATTGCCATGGCTCAGATTTGTAACGGCGCCGACATGGAGCAGCAAATACTTTTACAGGAAATGGTCGATAACGCAGCCATTGACGGCATCCAGCTTCATGCGGACGACCTAAAAAAGGCAATGGACAACATCCAAGCCACAGACAAGCCCATTTCTGCAGAAAGCCTGCTAAGCTGGCATGCATCAATCATGCAGACGGGAACCTCCCGTTTCCGCACACTGGATTCAGAACTGCGATGCAGCCTGGGCGAAAAGCAACTTTCTTTTTCAGGCCCCCACCATGAGACATTGTTTCAGCAGGTAACCAACTTTACCACCTGGGTAAGTATCGCAAATCTCGACGGGATCATCAAGGCGGCCATATCGCATTTCTGGCTCTTGACACTACGCCCGTTTGCAAGGGGCAACGGCCGCGTAACCCGCATGATTACTGCGATGGAACTATCCAAGTCCAGCGATGGAGCCCCCTACCTCTACCCCATCAACACACAAATCCTAGAAAAGAAGGACGAGTACTTCGACATTCTGAACAGAACCCAAAAAGGAAGTGGCGACATTACGGAATGGATCCTCTGGTTCTTGAATATCCTGCAACAATCCATTGAGAAAAGCCTGGCTAAGCTGACCGAACGCGCAGACAAGATCCGTTTCCAGCAACGGTTCGCAAATATAGCCCTCAGCATCAGGGAACAAACTATTGTAGACGCAGTTTCGACTGGCAAGTTGCCTCAGCAATTCTCGGCCAAGGACGTAGGAGCCCTGCTCAGTGCAAGTCACGACACCGCTCTTCGAGAAATCCAAAGCCTTATTGCAAAGGGTGTGTTCAAGGCCGCAGCCAAGGGCGGCAGAAGTCAAAGATATTGCCTGGCCGAATAA
- a CDS encoding carbohydrate-binding protein — translation MKLSKKFFALCLSAAAIAGASTVNVDVGEEHQVIRGFGGMVHNTWQGGAGLSEADAKIAFGTGDGTLGLNTLRIPVNGNKNDFGKEVQAAKWAKKYAGDDFILYATPWTSQYAGGNQHIAASNYQGYVDHLNSFAEYMKGQGVPLYALSISNEPDWCSEWACWSVDEIYNFTKNYAGQMRKHGTKVISTESFAYQKKLYDNVLNDANALKNWDILGAHFYASEANTADSWFAYSLADQKKVERWMTEHYTESQGSGNYWRHVMVTGDQANAAKRDTVRAMDVGYEIHRAMVVGNFSQYTWWYIRRCYGLIMEKDFGNKLQVNSNEIGKISKRGYVLSQFARFIRPGAIRVGATAKPEANVFASAYKSADGDSTIVVLVNRDYGNAKTVTVNIKGADVKTVHMYTTSESKNAKYEGELDVVNGSVTVKMESGSSNKDCIVTLVGVGEQIIIPQEPFGGKAWAIPGKIQMEDFDVPGAGKGNNSYYDNDPENHGDSDYRKDTGVDLYKKSGDRVVVGYNQKDEWLEYTVDVKETGTYTMFAAVASANNTSSFKLSMDGEDITKELAVPAATAGEENYDDYNKVSAEVKLTKGQHILRFTVTGDWMDIDYINFVAGAGADDTDPIVKEDEKTDPETPGNTEGGEGEGNTDDGNSTGIVNAKFLLSSAPVSFEVYSLTGKFLGNIKAMAQNSDEIKSKTLSLVKRGGVYLVKSENGSMQRISVMNK, via the coding sequence ATGAAACTCTCTAAAAAATTTTTCGCTCTTTGCCTCAGCGCTGCTGCTATCGCAGGGGCTTCTACCGTGAATGTGGACGTTGGTGAAGAACATCAGGTCATTCGCGGTTTCGGCGGCATGGTTCATAATACCTGGCAGGGCGGCGCAGGCCTCTCTGAAGCCGATGCAAAGATCGCCTTCGGCACTGGCGACGGAACCTTGGGCCTTAACACCCTCCGTATTCCGGTAAACGGCAACAAGAATGACTTCGGTAAGGAAGTCCAGGCCGCAAAGTGGGCCAAGAAGTACGCCGGCGACGACTTTATTCTCTATGCTACTCCTTGGACTTCCCAGTATGCAGGCGGAAACCAGCATATTGCCGCAAGCAACTATCAGGGCTATGTAGACCACTTGAACAGCTTTGCTGAATACATGAAGGGCCAGGGCGTTCCTCTGTACGCTCTCTCTATCAGTAACGAACCGGACTGGTGCTCTGAATGGGCTTGCTGGTCTGTAGACGAAATTTACAACTTCACCAAGAACTATGCTGGCCAGATGCGCAAGCATGGCACCAAGGTAATTTCTACCGAATCCTTTGCCTACCAGAAGAAGCTTTACGATAACGTTCTGAACGACGCCAACGCTCTCAAGAACTGGGACATTCTTGGTGCCCATTTCTACGCTAGTGAAGCTAACACTGCTGATTCCTGGTTTGCCTACTCTCTCGCTGACCAGAAGAAAGTGGAACGCTGGATGACCGAACACTACACCGAAAGCCAGGGCAGTGGTAACTACTGGCGCCATGTGATGGTGACTGGCGACCAGGCAAACGCTGCCAAGAGGGATACCGTTCGCGCCATGGACGTGGGTTACGAAATCCATCGCGCCATGGTTGTGGGTAACTTCAGCCAGTACACCTGGTGGTACATCCGTCGTTGCTACGGCCTGATCATGGAAAAGGACTTTGGTAACAAGCTCCAGGTCAACTCCAACGAAATCGGCAAGATTTCTAAGCGTGGCTATGTGCTTTCCCAGTTTGCCCGCTTTATCCGCCCCGGTGCAATCCGCGTGGGAGCTACTGCAAAGCCCGAAGCTAACGTTTTCGCATCTGCCTATAAGAGTGCCGATGGCGACTCCACTATCGTTGTCCTCGTGAACCGCGACTACGGTAATGCAAAGACCGTTACCGTTAACATCAAGGGCGCCGATGTCAAGACCGTCCACATGTACACCACCAGCGAATCCAAGAATGCCAAGTACGAAGGTGAACTGGATGTCGTGAATGGCTCCGTGACCGTGAAGATGGAATCCGGCTCCTCCAATAAGGACTGTATCGTTACTCTCGTAGGTGTTGGCGAACAGATTATTATTCCTCAGGAACCCTTTGGCGGTAAGGCTTGGGCAATCCCCGGCAAGATCCAGATGGAAGACTTCGACGTTCCGGGTGCCGGCAAGGGCAACAACTCTTACTACGACAACGATCCCGAAAACCACGGCGATAGCGACTACCGTAAGGATACCGGCGTTGATCTGTACAAGAAGAGTGGTGACCGCGTAGTTGTTGGCTACAACCAGAAGGATGAATGGCTGGAATACACCGTAGATGTCAAGGAAACCGGCACCTACACCATGTTTGCCGCAGTAGCTTCTGCAAATAACACCTCCAGCTTCAAGCTGTCCATGGATGGCGAAGACATTACCAAGGAACTGGCTGTTCCTGCCGCTACCGCTGGCGAAGAAAACTACGACGACTATAACAAGGTTTCTGCCGAAGTCAAGTTGACCAAGGGCCAGCACATCCTGCGCTTTACCGTTACCGGTGACTGGATGGACATCGACTACATCAACTTTGTGGCTGGTGCTGGCGCTGATGACACCGATCCCATTGTCAAGGAAGACGAAAAGACCGATCCTGAAACTCCGGGTAATACCGAAGGCGGCGAAGGTGAAGGAAATACTGACGATGGCAACAGTACCGGCATTGTTAATGCCAAGTTCCTGTTGAGCTCCGCCCCGGTAAGTTTCGAAGTCTATAGCCTGACTGGCAAATTCCTCGGCAATATCAAGGCTATGGCTCAGAACAGCGACGAAATCAAGAGCAAGACCCTTTCCTTGGTTAAGCGCGGCGGTGTCTACCTCGTTAAGTCCGAAAATGGCTCCATGCAGCGCATTTCCGTGATGAACAAGTAA
- a CDS encoding glucokinase produces MEIKWKNPDAKFDRLVLAGDIGGTNTNLGLVGYKDGKFTLILETVCPSKDIDGLDTPIRETLKIAAEARAELKPTHICISAAGPVANNKCVMTNLPWSVDGDALTAATGIPTLVINDFMAISYGIPTLDVDDPEQIHKLIHTDGSSPAPQAATKAVIGPGTGMGVGFLAFDGQKYIPASSEGGHSTFAPFDKDSQEFHDYMAKKLGTVPGVEPLVSGMGLRNMYEWWKETRGVPSNEYFQKIEETEPNDRPKYISRASDNDPVAAEMMRLFVKMLARFASDACTLFLPLGGFYLAGGTVQKDLRWLERDNLFMQYFEKNYNPNIRPLLNKIPVYIIKDYSISLYGAANASLNLQK; encoded by the coding sequence ATGGAAATCAAATGGAAGAATCCCGACGCAAAGTTTGACCGTCTCGTCCTGGCTGGCGACATCGGTGGTACCAACACCAACCTGGGTCTTGTAGGCTACAAGGACGGCAAGTTCACCCTGATTTTGGAAACTGTCTGCCCCTCCAAGGACATCGACGGTCTGGACACTCCCATCCGCGAAACTTTGAAGATTGCTGCCGAAGCCCGCGCAGAACTGAAGCCCACCCACATTTGCATTAGCGCCGCTGGTCCTGTGGCAAACAACAAGTGCGTCATGACCAACCTGCCCTGGTCTGTGGATGGCGATGCCCTCACCGCAGCTACCGGCATTCCCACTCTCGTGATTAACGACTTCATGGCCATCAGCTACGGCATCCCCACTCTGGACGTTGACGATCCGGAACAGATCCACAAGCTGATCCACACCGACGGTTCTTCCCCGGCTCCCCAGGCTGCTACCAAGGCTGTGATTGGCCCGGGTACTGGCATGGGCGTTGGCTTCCTGGCATTCGACGGTCAGAAGTACATTCCCGCTTCCTCCGAAGGCGGCCACTCTACTTTCGCACCCTTCGACAAGGACTCCCAGGAATTCCATGACTACATGGCAAAGAAGCTGGGCACCGTTCCTGGTGTAGAACCGCTGGTATCTGGCATGGGTCTGCGTAACATGTATGAATGGTGGAAGGAAACCCGCGGCGTTCCGAGCAACGAATACTTCCAGAAGATCGAAGAAACCGAACCTAACGATCGCCCCAAGTACATTTCCCGCGCAAGCGACAACGATCCGGTTGCTGCAGAAATGATGCGCCTCTTCGTGAAGATGCTGGCCCGTTTCGCTTCTGACGCTTGCACCTTGTTCCTGCCCCTCGGTGGTTTCTACCTGGCTGGCGGTACCGTGCAGAAGGACCTGCGCTGGCTGGAACGCGATAATTTGTTCATGCAGTATTTCGAAAAGAACTACAACCCGAACATTCGCCCGCTCCTGAACAAGATCCCGGTGTACATCATCAAGGATTACAGCATTAGCCTCTACGGCGCTGCTAACGCAAGCCTCAACCTGCAGAAGTGA
- a CDS encoding DUF4423 domain-containing protein: MVTFSDIADYRDFLKSYYDRKKAEMPFYSYRMMGDKLGLDSSYLYRVLQKKQHLPAHALSSAKEILALTGREAEYFDLLYTAAVTKDKAKKEEMMAKALSLRDVDRHSLQAAELKLLENWWIPAVRAYLELNGGVVNLKQIAHDICPPITEAQAQEAIDTLLEVGFVKKMASGRLALSEAHLTASGPEKKVAVRKFQKQVLALASDSLDNVPVEERNISTLTLSVDQACFDDLGDMLKEFRRLVQKRVDSAKSPDRVMQLSLAFYPVARKGGVPTAKETEDDARESK; encoded by the coding sequence ATGGTTACTTTTTCTGACATTGCGGATTACCGCGACTTTTTGAAGTCTTACTACGATCGCAAGAAGGCTGAAATGCCTTTCTACAGCTACCGTATGATGGGTGACAAGCTGGGGCTCGACTCCAGCTATCTATACCGTGTGTTGCAGAAAAAGCAGCATCTGCCTGCTCATGCTCTTTCCTCTGCAAAGGAAATCTTGGCACTCACTGGTCGTGAGGCTGAGTACTTTGACCTGCTCTATACTGCTGCGGTCACTAAGGATAAGGCAAAAAAAGAAGAAATGATGGCAAAGGCTTTGTCCCTTCGTGATGTGGACCGCCATAGCCTTCAGGCTGCAGAGCTCAAGCTTTTGGAAAACTGGTGGATTCCTGCTGTCCGTGCCTATCTTGAACTGAACGGCGGCGTCGTGAATCTGAAGCAGATTGCTCATGACATTTGCCCCCCGATTACGGAGGCTCAGGCTCAGGAAGCAATCGATACCTTGCTCGAGGTTGGTTTTGTCAAGAAGATGGCTTCTGGTAGACTTGCTCTTTCCGAAGCTCATTTGACTGCCTCTGGCCCCGAAAAAAAGGTTGCTGTACGCAAATTCCAAAAACAAGTGCTTGCTTTGGCCAGTGATTCTTTGGATAATGTTCCTGTCGAAGAACGAAATATTTCTACTCTTACATTATCCGTTGATCAGGCGTGCTTTGATGATTTGGGCGATATGCTCAAGGAATTTAGACGTCTTGTTCAAAAACGCGTCGATAGCGCTAAGAGCCCAGACCGTGTAATGCAGCTTTCTTTGGCATTCTATCCGGTGGCCCGTAAGGGAGGGGTTCCAACGGCTAAGGAAACGGAGGACGACGCAAGGGAGTCGAAATGA
- a CDS encoding exodeoxyribonuclease V subunit gamma gives MLHLKFALNLENLADEMIDAISASWKNPFVCPIVVFPDPKLEQWFRLRWIQKKGALAGLSTMMIDRFLMEILVGEDSNKKKLSADMLCNVILAYLKMNDDGEPNYLKLGDEVRRYLVIEDSVGNAQLDETHLFDFAQKIASLFLEYETSRPRDFAKNSDGSTAYGILDKWKQGALQPFFASNPKGDIAVREKWQQKLYSAIFHQHGNEDSLLTKVFKAEADRKQDDQITYLTIPFLYYSCFDENGRANFHLEKIQDQPLFIFGLSGMGQFYRVILHKFAEEHDVYAYIQNPCMEFWEDIASDRIVNNKSRTHDLRRKWSATNGAWSDSEGHDLGDVKARMDVNLDDERNDTRPENAKATDPDDISEYKNPAEEEAENTLLCTWGRSGRDNIKLWCQAANYDFDFDVSNGNAVEARDLPQDSLLHKLQFAIANRINVISGISSQNIAGRSSADTSLTLTAAPTKIREMEALHSSICKLLQSGARVSDILVVSPDLDSYRTAIKTVFDQTPDRPNHDSGNESLHVPFSIVDSPAHSSLTETALNDLFAILNGKTIGRPQFFSLMRNPVVQHTRGIQEDEVNDWETWIEETNVYRDRISKRQDWIDGVRRLLLAKMTKNLVKVTDESTLKPYSDMATGNNASLCRFVEAINDLKDWITFGSQEKTSDLNKLSDHLNAWLAMTSVPDNFTGETIVFKRITESVDNLHYQLDTGIDAISLKIIEQSLITAAQGSAYSCGNLFVNGITFMKFIPNRIIPVKHLFFIGGDSINFPGAKQQNTLDLRKSCRPWPGDDSPIAKRRYAFLCQFMSVSESFHISYVDQDIRKDAELYPTSVVNDIQKFLAKNSISWSKEKISLDETRDTSELFTPKSLRNKKAYVDMIHTGNAKAITNRKVRGDEATDIKNITIKIPERVSLFQLRKFLDDPFEFRISLMMMEQEDDDPEKELFEPIYFDKMEEGNLLKLMLAAVLSGKEDELEKFKREAHLKGKMPDQIFSDKIWKDLTNKKNIILVQMGDEKIQDLRENWTYKDRIQDLQLLRGDGTKWNLSGTMDWCNNAKLEDVSEIISVTSSEQSADKIKFSKYTNPYIKALALLALKCEKHPEKKDEEQSIGISIYSCDQNMGGPATTSVSMTPANAKAMLERIYCEAFGSQAQNVMPYSKAVPADLLDEIKDSDDIYDYRSKLLDGPWAYFGKKALFDPAKDVGFDADNFQEQWIDACNKMKSLMQIKAYEKPAKAAKSTKKKEA, from the coding sequence ATGCTTCACCTAAAGTTTGCATTGAATCTCGAGAATTTGGCCGACGAAATGATCGACGCCATTTCCGCCAGCTGGAAGAACCCCTTCGTGTGCCCTATCGTGGTCTTTCCGGACCCCAAATTGGAACAGTGGTTCAGACTCCGCTGGATTCAGAAAAAGGGAGCATTGGCTGGTCTCAGCACCATGATGATCGACCGATTCCTTATGGAGATTCTTGTTGGCGAAGACTCCAACAAAAAAAAATTGTCGGCGGACATGTTATGCAACGTGATTCTTGCCTACTTGAAGATGAACGATGATGGCGAGCCCAATTATTTAAAACTTGGAGATGAAGTTCGACGTTACCTAGTCATTGAAGATTCCGTCGGAAACGCCCAGCTGGACGAAACCCATCTTTTTGACTTCGCACAAAAAATAGCCTCTTTATTTCTGGAATACGAGACCAGTCGTCCTAGGGACTTTGCAAAAAACTCCGATGGTAGCACAGCCTATGGCATTTTAGACAAATGGAAACAGGGCGCTTTACAACCATTCTTCGCTTCCAACCCAAAGGGTGATATTGCTGTTCGCGAAAAATGGCAGCAAAAACTTTACTCCGCCATTTTCCACCAGCACGGCAACGAAGATTCTCTGCTTACGAAGGTATTCAAGGCAGAAGCAGACCGTAAGCAAGATGATCAAATCACCTATTTGACCATTCCGTTTCTTTACTACAGCTGCTTTGATGAAAATGGTAGGGCAAATTTCCATCTCGAAAAAATTCAGGATCAACCTCTGTTCATTTTCGGTTTGTCTGGCATGGGGCAGTTCTACCGCGTCATCCTCCATAAGTTCGCCGAGGAACATGACGTTTACGCCTACATTCAAAATCCCTGCATGGAATTCTGGGAAGATATCGCTAGCGACCGAATCGTAAACAACAAAAGTAGAACACATGATTTACGCCGCAAATGGTCCGCCACCAATGGAGCGTGGAGCGACAGCGAAGGTCATGACCTTGGCGATGTAAAGGCCCGCATGGACGTGAACCTGGACGACGAACGAAATGACACACGTCCAGAAAACGCAAAGGCCACAGATCCTGACGACATTTCTGAATACAAAAATCCTGCCGAAGAAGAAGCGGAGAACACTCTTCTTTGCACTTGGGGCCGTTCTGGACGTGACAACATAAAGCTTTGGTGTCAAGCCGCCAACTACGATTTTGATTTTGACGTAAGCAATGGCAATGCTGTAGAGGCAAGAGATTTGCCGCAAGACTCTTTGCTGCACAAATTGCAGTTCGCCATCGCAAACCGCATCAACGTGATTTCCGGGATAAGTTCTCAAAACATCGCAGGGAGAAGCAGTGCAGATACCAGTCTCACATTGACTGCCGCCCCCACAAAAATCCGCGAGATGGAAGCGCTCCATTCAAGCATCTGCAAACTTTTGCAATCAGGCGCTAGAGTCAGCGACATTCTGGTAGTATCTCCAGATTTGGACAGCTATCGTACCGCCATCAAGACCGTTTTCGACCAGACACCAGATCGTCCGAATCATGATAGCGGTAACGAGAGCCTTCACGTACCTTTCTCTATCGTAGATTCTCCGGCACACAGTTCCCTGACAGAAACCGCCCTTAACGATTTATTCGCCATACTAAACGGAAAGACCATCGGGCGTCCACAGTTTTTCAGCCTGATGCGCAATCCCGTCGTTCAACACACTCGCGGGATTCAAGAAGACGAAGTCAACGATTGGGAGACTTGGATTGAAGAAACCAACGTCTATCGCGACCGCATTTCTAAAAGGCAGGACTGGATCGATGGAGTCCGCAGATTATTGCTTGCTAAGATGACCAAGAATCTGGTAAAAGTCACCGATGAAAGCACACTGAAACCCTATTCCGATATGGCAACTGGCAACAACGCAAGCCTTTGTCGTTTTGTAGAAGCCATCAATGATCTTAAGGATTGGATTACCTTTGGTTCCCAGGAAAAAACTTCCGATCTAAACAAGCTTAGCGATCACTTGAATGCATGGCTAGCCATGACTAGCGTTCCTGACAACTTCACTGGGGAAACCATCGTCTTCAAGCGAATCACAGAATCCGTCGATAACCTGCATTACCAACTGGACACAGGAATTGACGCCATTTCCTTAAAGATTATTGAACAAAGCTTAATCACTGCGGCCCAAGGTTCTGCCTACAGTTGCGGAAACCTCTTTGTGAATGGCATAACCTTCATGAAGTTCATTCCAAACCGCATTATTCCTGTAAAGCATCTGTTCTTTATCGGCGGAGATTCCATCAACTTCCCTGGAGCAAAACAGCAAAATACCTTGGATTTGCGCAAGTCCTGCCGCCCCTGGCCAGGAGACGATTCCCCCATTGCCAAGCGCCGCTACGCATTCCTTTGCCAGTTCATGAGCGTTAGCGAAAGTTTCCATATCAGCTACGTAGATCAAGACATCCGAAAGGATGCAGAACTGTACCCCACTTCCGTGGTCAATGACATCCAAAAATTCTTGGCGAAGAATTCCATTTCCTGGAGCAAGGAAAAAATTTCGTTGGATGAAACCCGCGACACATCGGAGCTGTTCACACCCAAGAGCCTTCGCAACAAGAAAGCTTATGTTGACATGATTCATACAGGTAATGCCAAGGCAATTACCAACCGTAAGGTTCGTGGAGACGAAGCCACCGACATCAAGAACATCACCATCAAGATTCCCGAAAGAGTTTCGCTATTCCAGCTGCGCAAATTCCTGGATGATCCTTTTGAATTTCGCATTAGCCTCATGATGATGGAACAGGAAGACGACGACCCTGAAAAGGAATTGTTTGAGCCCATCTATTTTGACAAGATGGAAGAAGGTAACCTGCTAAAATTGATGCTGGCCGCAGTCCTTTCCGGCAAGGAAGATGAACTGGAAAAATTCAAGCGCGAAGCACACCTGAAAGGAAAAATGCCGGACCAAATTTTCAGTGATAAAATTTGGAAGGATTTAACAAACAAGAAAAACATCATTCTAGTCCAAATGGGTGATGAAAAGATTCAGGACCTAAGAGAAAATTGGACCTACAAGGATCGAATTCAGGATTTACAGTTACTTCGCGGAGATGGCACCAAATGGAACCTTTCCGGGACTATGGATTGGTGCAACAACGCCAAGCTAGAAGATGTTTCAGAAATTATTTCCGTTACCTCTTCCGAGCAGTCTGCCGACAAAATCAAATTCAGTAAGTATACCAATCCCTACATCAAGGCGTTGGCGTTACTGGCATTGAAATGTGAAAAGCATCCTGAGAAAAAAGACGAAGAACAATCCATCGGCATCTCCATCTACTCCTGCGACCAAAATATGGGTGGCCCTGCAACCACATCGGTTTCCATGACTCCTGCAAACGCAAAGGCCATGCTGGAACGTATCTATTGCGAAGCCTTTGGCAGCCAGGCACAAAATGTGATGCCTTACAGCAAGGCTGTTCCTGCAGATCTCCTTGATGAAATCAAAGATTCCGACGACATATATGATTACAGGAGCAAGTTACTGGACGGACCCTGGGCCTACTTTGGAAAGAAGGCTCTTTTTGACCCTGCAAAAGACGTAGGCTTTGATGCGGACAATTTCCAAGAGCAATGGATTGACGCCTGCAACAAGATGAAATCACTTATGCAAATCAAGGCGTACGAAAAACCAGCGAAAGCAGCCAAGTCTACAAAAAAGAAGGAGGCCTAA